In one window of Desulfonatronum thioautotrophicum DNA:
- a CDS encoding GtrA family protein, with product MDHQKNRALIQFLTFNAIGMINVVLTLALYFLLIAMGWHYLLALAAEYAFGICFSFFMNKRFTFQVRAKTTSTMFGKMIGTYVLLFLGNLIILVFFVDILGINPYLGQVIAFSSLMILAFIMQKFYVFRVATVRS from the coding sequence ATGGACCATCAAAAAAATCGTGCATTGATCCAGTTTTTGACCTTCAACGCCATTGGCATGATCAACGTGGTTTTGACCTTGGCGTTGTATTTTCTACTGATTGCCATGGGCTGGCATTACTTGCTGGCCCTGGCCGCGGAGTATGCCTTTGGAATTTGCTTCAGCTTTTTCATGAATAAACGCTTTACATTTCAGGTGCGGGCCAAGACCACGTCAACCATGTTCGGAAAGATGATCGGCACCTACGTTCTGCTTTTTTTGGGCAACCTCATTATTTTGGTTTTTTTTGTGGACATTCTCGGCATCAACCCCTACCTGGGACAGGTCATTGCTTTCAGTTCCCTGATGATTCTCGCGTTCATCATGCAAAAGTTCTATGTATTTCGGGTAGCCACAGTGCGTTCCTGA
- a CDS encoding glycosyltransferase family 2 protein — translation MKISICIPVYNGAQTIARLVEAVEHQLADQDLEFVLVNDGSKDDSESVCEQLARSRTNVRFISLRKNFGEHNAVMCALNHISGDCAVIIDDDFQNPPEEINQLVRELEKGYDVVYSRFEAKNDSLFRNIGSKFNDITCTWLLNKPANLYLSSFKAIRREVIEEIIKYTGPFPYVDGLLLRVTSNISTVLVRHDKRKEGRSNYTMKKLISLWLNMFINFSIKPLRVFTLLGLSISLFSLLLIVYFILEKLIRPETSQGWASIMVAITFFSGIQLIFLGLISEYLGKHYLTTNNAPQWTIKKIVH, via the coding sequence ATGAAGATTTCCATTTGCATTCCCGTCTACAACGGCGCCCAGACCATAGCACGGCTGGTTGAGGCCGTGGAACACCAACTTGCTGACCAGGATCTGGAGTTTGTTCTGGTCAACGACGGCAGCAAGGATGACAGTGAAAGCGTCTGTGAGCAGCTGGCCCGTTCCCGAACCAACGTACGGTTCATATCCCTGCGCAAAAATTTCGGAGAGCATAATGCCGTGATGTGCGCACTGAACCACATCAGCGGCGACTGTGCCGTGATCATCGACGATGACTTCCAAAATCCGCCCGAGGAAATCAATCAGTTGGTCAGAGAACTGGAAAAGGGCTATGATGTGGTTTATTCCCGCTTTGAAGCCAAGAACGACAGCCTCTTTCGTAATATCGGAAGCAAATTCAACGACATAACCTGCACATGGCTGTTGAACAAGCCGGCGAACCTTTATCTGTCCAGCTTCAAGGCCATCAGGCGTGAGGTTATCGAGGAAATCATCAAGTACACGGGTCCCTTTCCCTACGTAGACGGCTTACTCCTGCGGGTGACCAGCAATATTTCCACTGTTCTCGTCCGCCACGACAAACGCAAAGAGGGACGGTCCAACTATACCATGAAAAAACTGATCTCCCTTTGGCTGAACATGTTCATCAACTTTTCCATCAAGCCACTGCGGGTCTTCACTCTTCTGGGGCTGAGCATATCCCTTTTCAGCCTGCTTTTGATCGTCTACTTCATCCTGGAAAAATTGATCCGCCCGGAAACCAGCCAAGGATGGGCTTCAATCATGGTGGCCATAACCTTTTTTTCCGGAATCCAGCTGATATTTCTTGGACTGATCAGCGAGTACCTGGGCAAACATTATTTGACAACGAACAACGCCCCGCAATGGACCATCAAAAAAATCGTGCATTGA
- a CDS encoding DegT/DnrJ/EryC1/StrS family aminotransferase, with amino-acid sequence MSQLPTIKVWDYLEELEEEKDDILEGILKVLHSGRLVLGESGRNFESAFSAYCGVDHGIGVDNATNGLFLALKALNIGPGDEVITVSNTAVPTAAAIVAAGAAPRFVDIDPETYLMDVSLLEAAVTSRTRCILPVHLYGQCVDMAAVQEVAQRHGLTVMEDCAQAHGATQRGRKAGSMSDMGVFSFYPTKPLGGYGDAGMVVTSNPELDHKLRRLRFYGMDTTYYSEEPGFNSRLDEIHAEILLRKLSRLDGYIAKRRALAERYDRLLASTSLKLPSIQAGNEHVYYLYVCAHPDRDRIIAELKHMGILVNISYPWPIHTMRGFAQFGYHAGDLPKTELAATHIFSLPMYPALTFAAQDKVCTALGDILGEPIAKDERLDGLP; translated from the coding sequence ATGAGCCAACTGCCCACGATCAAGGTCTGGGACTACCTTGAGGAACTGGAAGAGGAAAAGGACGACATCCTTGAAGGCATTCTGAAGGTCCTGCATTCCGGGCGACTTGTCCTCGGAGAGAGCGGCAGAAATTTCGAGTCCGCCTTTTCGGCCTACTGCGGCGTCGACCACGGCATCGGCGTGGACAACGCAACCAACGGTCTCTTTCTGGCGCTCAAGGCCCTGAACATCGGCCCCGGGGACGAGGTGATCACCGTCTCCAACACAGCTGTCCCCACGGCTGCAGCCATTGTCGCCGCTGGAGCGGCTCCGCGTTTCGTGGACATTGACCCAGAGACCTACCTGATGGACGTCTCCTTGCTGGAAGCCGCCGTGACCTCCAGAACCAGGTGCATTCTCCCCGTGCACCTCTATGGACAATGCGTGGACATGGCGGCTGTTCAGGAGGTTGCCCAACGGCACGGGCTGACCGTGATGGAGGATTGCGCCCAAGCCCATGGAGCGACGCAGCGCGGCCGGAAAGCCGGATCAATGTCCGACATGGGCGTCTTTTCCTTTTATCCCACCAAGCCGCTGGGCGGCTACGGTGATGCGGGCATGGTGGTCACCAGCAACCCGGAACTGGACCACAAGCTTCGTCGGTTGCGTTTTTACGGCATGGACACGACATACTATTCCGAGGAGCCGGGCTTCAATTCCCGGCTGGATGAAATCCATGCGGAAATCCTGCTTCGCAAACTCAGCCGTCTGGATGGATATATCGCCAAACGTCGCGCCCTGGCTGAACGTTATGATCGACTCCTGGCCTCCACTTCCCTGAAGTTGCCCAGCATTCAGGCGGGCAACGAGCATGTCTATTACCTCTATGTCTGCGCCCACCCGGATCGTGATCGTATTATCGCGGAACTCAAGCACATGGGTATCTTGGTCAACATCAGTTACCCTTGGCCTATTCATACCATGCGCGGATTTGCCCAGTTCGGATACCATGCGGGCGATTTGCCGAAGACGGAATTGGCGGCCACCCACATATTTTCCCTGCCCATGTATCCAGCTTTGACTTTCGCGGCCCAGGACAAGGTCTGTACAGCCCTGGGTGATATTCTTGGCGAACCGATTGCCAAAGATGAAAGACTGGATGGGCTACCATGA
- a CDS encoding Gfo/Idh/MocA family protein, which produces MDVLILGFSSIVQRRVLPALLSIPTIARIHVASRSGSPESAVPIDRLGRTFREYETALSETPPCLCYISLPNCFHAVFAKRALELGFHVVLDKPATTSLADAEMLADLAARQNLCLAEATVWTHHPLAQACRDLIHEQGIPPQAVFSVFTSPPLNPDNFRYQPGLGAGALLDRGSYAVSCGRFLFNTLPNSIACDVIATTPDGQVDISFSTTLTYPNGSVLLGFFSLGTIYRNSLSIIAERYACDTERIYTPPPEYRGTLTITRNNVPSRVDVASADSFALFLHDVLHGIFDGTASRFRKVLLQDAEVLEQMLMASGLRTGHPSKRFRETM; this is translated from the coding sequence ATGGATGTCCTGATCCTCGGTTTCTCGTCCATTGTCCAGCGTCGTGTCCTCCCGGCCCTGCTCTCCATACCCACGATTGCCAGAATCCACGTCGCCAGTCGGTCAGGTTCACCGGAATCAGCCGTGCCCATCGATCGTTTGGGTCGCACGTTCCGGGAATACGAGACGGCTTTGTCCGAAACTCCTCCCTGCCTGTGCTACATTTCCCTGCCCAACTGTTTTCACGCTGTCTTTGCCAAACGCGCCCTGGAACTGGGCTTTCACGTGGTCCTGGACAAACCAGCCACCACATCCCTGGCTGACGCGGAAATGCTGGCTGATTTAGCGGCCAGGCAGAACCTTTGCCTGGCTGAGGCCACCGTCTGGACCCATCACCCCCTGGCCCAGGCCTGCCGTGACCTGATCCATGAACAGGGCATACCGCCACAAGCGGTCTTTTCCGTGTTTACCTCGCCGCCGCTGAATCCGGACAACTTCCGGTATCAACCCGGGCTCGGGGCCGGAGCACTGCTGGACCGTGGATCCTATGCCGTCAGCTGTGGTCGATTCCTGTTCAACACCTTGCCGAATAGCATTGCCTGTGACGTGATTGCCACAACACCCGACGGCCAGGTGGATATCTCCTTCAGCACAACCCTGACCTATCCCAACGGATCCGTCCTGTTGGGTTTTTTCAGCCTGGGAACGATTTACCGTAACAGCCTTTCGATCATTGCGGAACGGTACGCCTGCGATACCGAGCGTATTTACACTCCCCCGCCGGAATATCGAGGCACACTGACCATAACCCGGAACAATGTCCCATCGAGGGTTGACGTCGCTTCCGCGGATTCTTTCGCGCTGTTTCTCCACGACGTGCTGCACGGCATCTTTGACGGCACGGCCTCTCGGTTTCGGAAGGTCCTCCTTCAGGACGCCGAGGTATTGGAACAAATGCTTATGGCCTCCGGTCTTCGGACCGGTCACCCATCAAAACGGTTCAGGGAGACCATGTAA
- a CDS encoding NDP-hexose 2,3-dehydratase family protein produces the protein MSSSASGSLTTPERLFLESAQCLEGVESLSAFRDWFADYRQNHRFDVIRRGLEQLDGWHFQKDNGNLVHHTGRFFSIEGLDVRTNFGHVHHWMQPIINQPEIGILGFLCQRIKGVLHFLVQAKMEPGNVNGPQISPTVQATHSNYTQAHGGKQVPYLCWFLDRTRARCLVDQLQSEQGARFLAKRNRNMIVQVCENEPIKVEEGFFWLTLGQLFALLQEDNLVNMDSRTVLSCTRFTGDGFTAKYSRRTTDATAFGADILRSFQSRDREGLHDMYALTSWLTHMKTTYSLQVQRVPLNTVHDWFVEDGMIRHQKNRFFRVIGVEVAIDNREVSGWHQPLIESTKGGIICFLCQKHHDILHFLVQARVEPGNFDRLEMAPTIQLTPGNYDADHPEHLPPFTALLLESEGIQTRYDALQSEEGGRFYQDQNRYQVLELDPGRDLPLPPNYTWMTLRQMKEFIRFNNFFNIEARGLLSCLRPELPTCSPRLT, from the coding sequence ATGAGTTCTTCCGCATCGGGTTCATTAACCACTCCAGAGCGACTGTTCCTGGAATCCGCACAATGTCTTGAAGGCGTGGAAAGTCTTTCCGCGTTCCGAGACTGGTTCGCGGACTATCGCCAAAACCATCGGTTTGATGTCATACGTCGCGGACTGGAACAGCTTGACGGATGGCATTTTCAAAAAGACAACGGCAACCTGGTGCACCACACCGGACGTTTTTTCAGCATTGAGGGTTTGGACGTACGCACCAATTTCGGACATGTCCACCACTGGATGCAGCCGATCATTAATCAGCCCGAGATCGGTATTCTCGGTTTTCTGTGCCAACGCATCAAGGGCGTTCTCCACTTTCTGGTCCAGGCCAAGATGGAACCGGGAAATGTCAACGGCCCGCAGATATCCCCCACAGTGCAAGCCACGCACAGCAACTATACCCAGGCCCACGGAGGCAAACAGGTTCCCTACCTGTGCTGGTTTCTCGACCGTACCCGTGCCCGATGTCTGGTTGATCAACTGCAATCTGAACAGGGTGCCCGTTTTTTGGCTAAACGCAACCGCAACATGATCGTTCAGGTTTGCGAGAACGAGCCGATCAAGGTTGAGGAAGGTTTTTTCTGGCTGACCCTGGGACAGCTGTTCGCCCTGCTGCAGGAGGACAATCTGGTCAACATGGATTCCCGCACGGTCCTCTCCTGCACCCGCTTTACCGGAGATGGCTTCACCGCGAAATATTCAAGGAGAACAACCGATGCGACGGCCTTTGGGGCCGATATTCTGCGGTCGTTCCAAAGCAGGGATCGGGAAGGACTGCACGACATGTACGCCCTGACTTCCTGGCTGACCCATATGAAGACAACCTACAGCCTTCAGGTGCAGCGCGTCCCACTGAACACTGTCCACGACTGGTTCGTTGAAGACGGCATGATCAGGCACCAGAAAAATCGGTTTTTTCGCGTCATCGGCGTCGAAGTGGCCATTGACAATCGCGAAGTGTCCGGATGGCACCAGCCCTTGATCGAGTCCACCAAAGGCGGCATCATCTGTTTTCTTTGTCAGAAACATCACGACATTCTCCATTTTCTCGTTCAAGCCCGGGTTGAGCCCGGAAATTTCGATCGCCTGGAGATGGCCCCGACCATCCAGTTGACGCCCGGCAACTATGACGCGGATCACCCTGAACACCTCCCTCCGTTCACTGCGCTGCTCCTGGAAAGCGAAGGCATCCAGACACGGTACGACGCACTCCAATCCGAGGAGGGCGGCCGATTTTATCAGGATCAGAACCGCTACCAGGTTTTGGAATTGGACCCCGGCCGCGACCTTCCCTTGCCGCCCAACTACACCTGGATGACTCTCCGCCAGATGAAGGAGTTCATCCGGTTCAACAATTTTTTCAATATTGAGGCTCGAGGGTTGCTTTCCTGCCTTCGCCCTGAACTTCCCACCTGCTCCCCCCGATTGACATGA
- a CDS encoding sugar 3,4-ketoisomerase, whose translation MISSLCDQTSSGIEAVKWLDFMDNTDERGRLTAVESGITVPFPIQRVFYVHQVQEGGDRGGHAHRDTDQVLTALGGSLDLVISDARRHCRIRLKHPGKGLYLPRMTWVRMYDFSPGCVFLVFANTHYDRSRSIRTWDEYLAEQNVAFFSEPTPADLGPTTENP comes from the coding sequence GTGATCAGTTCTCTTTGTGATCAGACCAGCTCGGGAATCGAGGCAGTAAAATGGCTCGACTTCATGGACAATACCGATGAACGCGGACGACTTACGGCTGTTGAAAGCGGGATTACCGTTCCGTTTCCAATCCAACGGGTTTTTTACGTCCATCAGGTCCAAGAAGGAGGAGATCGCGGCGGCCATGCCCACCGGGATACGGACCAGGTCCTGACGGCGCTGGGCGGCAGCCTGGATCTTGTCATTTCCGATGCCAGACGACATTGCCGCATCCGCCTGAAACACCCAGGCAAAGGACTGTACCTGCCGCGAATGACCTGGGTGCGGATGTACGACTTCAGCCCCGGATGCGTCTTTCTCGTCTTTGCCAACACCCATTATGATCGCTCCAGGTCCATCCGCACCTGGGACGAGTACCTGGCGGAACAGAACGTCGCCTTTTTCAGCGAACCAACTCCCGCCGACCTTGGGCCGACGACGGAAAACCCATGA
- a CDS encoding class I SAM-dependent methyltransferase: MIQSEYPRIHSLETSYWWYRGLHELVEAVLREKSLLHGKRLRILDAGCGTGRMMQVAAAYGHVHGLDCSREAVAFCRKNGLNNARCQDLNEWTPLEQTFDVILSLDVLYHAAVSSDSDVIRAFHFALRPRGLCIVNLPAFPILFRNHDLAVHTKRRYRRKPAIRLFEESGFTVQRVTYRLPQLFAVILLKKALQSICGQKEESDLRQLPGWLNSLLLGLVRLENRMILSGQTMPFGSSLFLVAQKQDQGVDPATTSWIKTS; the protein is encoded by the coding sequence ATGATTCAGTCTGAATACCCAAGGATTCACAGTTTGGAGACGAGTTACTGGTGGTACCGTGGACTCCATGAGCTGGTCGAGGCGGTACTTCGGGAAAAATCTTTACTGCACGGCAAACGGTTGCGGATTCTCGACGCTGGATGCGGAACCGGGAGAATGATGCAGGTTGCGGCAGCCTATGGGCACGTTCATGGCCTGGATTGTTCTCGCGAAGCGGTCGCGTTTTGCCGCAAGAATGGTCTCAACAACGCCCGATGCCAGGATTTGAACGAGTGGACGCCATTAGAACAAACGTTCGATGTGATCTTGAGCCTGGATGTCCTCTACCATGCCGCCGTGTCCAGCGACAGTGACGTCATCCGGGCGTTTCATTTCGCGCTCCGTCCACGGGGGCTTTGCATCGTCAACCTTCCCGCCTTTCCAATCCTTTTCCGCAACCATGACCTGGCCGTGCACACGAAGCGCCGTTACCGCCGAAAGCCGGCAATCCGGCTTTTCGAGGAATCCGGCTTTACCGTCCAGAGGGTCACGTATCGCCTTCCCCAGCTTTTTGCCGTAATTTTGCTGAAAAAGGCTCTTCAATCGATCTGTGGCCAAAAAGAGGAGTCTGATTTGCGGCAGCTTCCTGGTTGGCTGAATTCACTGCTCTTGGGCTTGGTCCGACTTGAGAACCGGATGATTCTCTCCGGGCAAACCATGCCTTTCGGCAGTTCGCTCTTCCTCGTCGCCCAAAAACAGGATCAGGGCGTTGACCCGGCCACCACCTCCTGGATCAAAACCTCGTAG
- a CDS encoding bifunctional glycosyltransferase family 2/GtrA family protein: MPSNIARPTTLTLVIPCYNEERTLEHCIERVQAIADEMLSLELIIVDDCSQDKSVQVAEGLAGRFPNIRLLRHDKNQGKGAALRTGFAHAKGEFVGVQDADLEYDPQDLRKLIVPLVEGRADVVFGSRYLYSGERRVLYFWHSQMNRALTFLSNMFSDLGLTDMETCYKLFRREIIQAVEIQENRFGFEPEIVAKVSEMRCRVYEMPISYHGRTYAEGKKINWKDGLRALYCILHYGAHRSPLPMQFLVYLFIGGTAAIFNLILFLTLFSFFSVNISVILAFYGAAAFNYWLCIHLLFKKNIRWKTWMEQLVYYLSVSGIAVIDLFITRGLMALDIGVAVAKLSASAIVVLLNFLARRFLVFPENKVGDWK; the protein is encoded by the coding sequence ATGCCCTCAAACATTGCCCGACCAACCACTTTGACCCTGGTCATTCCCTGCTACAACGAAGAAAGGACCCTGGAACATTGCATCGAGCGGGTCCAGGCCATTGCCGACGAAATGCTTTCCTTGGAGTTGATCATTGTTGATGATTGCTCTCAAGATAAAAGCGTCCAGGTTGCCGAGGGACTTGCAGGACGGTTTCCGAACATTCGACTCTTGAGGCATGACAAGAACCAGGGCAAAGGCGCCGCGCTGCGAACCGGCTTTGCACACGCCAAAGGCGAATTCGTGGGAGTTCAGGATGCCGACCTTGAGTATGATCCACAAGATTTACGCAAACTGATCGTCCCTCTCGTGGAGGGTAGGGCGGACGTGGTTTTCGGCTCGCGATACCTGTACTCCGGTGAACGACGGGTGCTTTACTTTTGGCACAGCCAGATGAATCGGGCGCTGACCTTTCTTTCCAACATGTTCAGCGATCTTGGCCTGACGGACATGGAAACTTGTTACAAACTCTTTCGTCGGGAAATCATTCAAGCCGTTGAAATTCAGGAAAACCGGTTTGGTTTTGAGCCTGAAATTGTCGCCAAGGTCAGTGAGATGCGGTGCCGTGTTTATGAGATGCCCATTTCCTATCATGGGCGGACATACGCCGAAGGAAAGAAAATCAATTGGAAAGATGGGTTGAGGGCGCTCTACTGCATTCTTCATTACGGCGCGCACAGATCTCCGCTGCCTATGCAGTTCCTGGTCTACCTCTTTATCGGCGGCACTGCGGCAATCTTCAACCTGATATTGTTTCTGACGCTCTTCTCTTTCTTTTCAGTGAATATTTCCGTCATACTGGCATTTTATGGAGCAGCCGCCTTTAACTATTGGCTATGCATCCATCTGTTATTCAAGAAGAATATTCGCTGGAAAACATGGATGGAGCAGCTGGTGTATTACCTTTCCGTCAGCGGTATAGCCGTGATCGATCTTTTCATTACACGCGGCCTGATGGCTTTGGATATCGGGGTTGCCGTTGCGAAACTTTCTGCTTCCGCAATCGTCGTTCTTCTCAACTTTCTTGCCCGTCGTTTCCTGGTTTTTCCTGAAAATAAGGTTGGGGACTGGAAGTAA
- a CDS encoding alginate O-acetyltransferase AlgX-related protein translates to MKRTQGRTPRSAPTEITNPKNRRGEPASIFEHFFDYQASWRLLASVVGILVLLTTAMPVRAENPSKILLSESTRLAEEARTHGTMTVQGLDGWLFFDQELAHIASGTFWGDRAAEVSRASNPEFADPLPAILDFHAQLQAAGVELLLVPVPPKAMIYPDFVSQALAERLATQDAPARLDPAHREFYDLLREEGIPVLDLTEVFLQERFADQGPLFCRQDTHWSGVGCVVAAREIGELVRKMPWYAEITPQDFDSLWHDMEISGDLWRALEAPDLEREIVSLRQVRREASTGLEPVDPDQGSPIILLGDSHNLVFHAGGDMHAQASGLADQLALELGLPVDLIAVRGSGATPARINLFRRAQRNPEYWQDKKLVIWVFTAREFTHADGWRVVPISP, encoded by the coding sequence GTGAAACGTACGCAAGGGCGGACACCCAGGTCTGCCCCTACGGAAATCACCAACCCCAAAAACCGGCGTGGTGAGCCAGCGAGCATCTTCGAACATTTTTTTGATTACCAGGCTTCCTGGCGACTTTTGGCAAGCGTCGTCGGTATTCTTGTATTGCTCACCACCGCGATGCCTGTCAGGGCTGAAAACCCCTCAAAGATTCTGCTTTCCGAATCAACCAGACTGGCCGAAGAGGCCCGCACGCACGGAACCATGACCGTCCAGGGGCTGGATGGCTGGCTGTTCTTCGACCAGGAACTGGCCCATATCGCCTCTGGAACGTTTTGGGGCGACCGGGCCGCCGAGGTCAGTCGGGCGAGCAATCCGGAATTCGCCGACCCATTGCCGGCTATCCTGGATTTTCATGCCCAGCTTCAGGCTGCCGGTGTTGAACTGCTTTTGGTTCCGGTCCCTCCCAAGGCCATGATCTACCCGGATTTCGTTTCCCAGGCCTTGGCGGAACGCCTTGCGACGCAAGATGCCCCGGCACGCCTGGACCCGGCGCATCGGGAATTTTATGACCTGTTGCGCGAAGAGGGCATCCCGGTGCTCGACCTGACCGAGGTCTTTCTTCAGGAGCGCTTTGCCGATCAGGGGCCGCTTTTCTGTCGCCAGGACACTCACTGGTCCGGTGTGGGATGTGTCGTCGCCGCCAGGGAAATCGGCGAGCTTGTTCGCAAGATGCCATGGTACGCTGAAATCACACCCCAGGACTTCGACTCACTCTGGCACGACATGGAAATCAGCGGAGATCTGTGGCGGGCACTGGAAGCGCCGGACCTGGAACGGGAAATCGTCAGTCTGCGCCAGGTAAGGCGGGAAGCCTCCACGGGCCTGGAGCCCGTGGATCCGGACCAGGGCAGCCCAATAATCCTCCTTGGAGACAGCCATAACCTGGTCTTTCACGCTGGTGGCGACATGCACGCCCAGGCTTCGGGGCTGGCCGACCAATTGGCGCTGGAGCTCGGTTTGCCCGTGGACCTCATCGCCGTACGTGGCTCCGGAGCCACCCCGGCCCGGATCAACCTCTTCCGGAGGGCCCAGCGCAACCCGGAGTACTGGCAGGATAAAAAGCTGGTAATCTGGGTATTCACGGCCCGGGAATTCACCCATGCCGACGGCTGGCGGGTGGTGCCAATATCTCCTTAA
- a CDS encoding alginate O-acetyltransferase AlgX-related protein — MADFDLQHSREQAAREEAGVTRISRPTAWLLSLALLLLIGLVTVSQHIHDLRAALRGERSTWLPQSLEIFQAVPQAIDVFRTSDQAFFSRLLAANRLLLREMGSFEDDLEDASILGQLVRPGMQTALVHLGVGNEQAYIGREGWLFYRPGLDFLTGPGFLEPRQLARRAAAGNEWQPAPQPDPRKALIDLHRQLQARDIELVVMPTPVKPMVHPEMFAAGLSTTTPLNNPSFTTFLRDLRQAGILVFDPLPDLMQAKAETGHPQFLATDTHWRPEAMQRVARELGDFLHQHDLLPQHQAPVGFRTRSAEIAHIGDIANMLELPRNSPLFPPETVPLQQILDTQDNFWRPDPEANILLLGDSFTNIFALEPMGWGESAGLAEHLSLALQRPVDRIARNDHGAFATREILARELARGRDRLEGKRVVIHQFAARELAVGDWKLINLELGEPLPSLFFQPEPDQPLEVRAVVAAASPVPRPGSVPYADHILSLHLVDLEHDGALLADPQAVVYTWGMRDNDWTPAARLRPGDEVTIRLRAWEDVADTYDGINRSELDDFALQLEEPTWGEFLE, encoded by the coding sequence ATGGCTGATTTTGATCTGCAACACTCACGGGAACAGGCCGCAAGGGAAGAGGCGGGTGTGACCCGGATATCCCGGCCCACCGCCTGGCTGCTGTCCCTGGCCCTGCTCCTGCTCATCGGCTTGGTGACCGTGAGTCAGCATATCCATGATTTGCGGGCTGCCCTGCGCGGAGAGCGATCCACCTGGCTGCCCCAGTCCCTGGAGATTTTTCAGGCTGTGCCCCAGGCCATCGACGTTTTCCGCACATCCGACCAGGCGTTTTTTTCCAGGCTTTTGGCCGCCAACCGTCTGCTCCTGCGAGAAATGGGGAGCTTTGAAGATGATTTGGAGGATGCATCCATTCTCGGCCAACTTGTCCGGCCAGGGATGCAAACCGCCTTGGTGCATCTGGGTGTCGGCAATGAGCAGGCCTACATCGGACGGGAAGGATGGCTCTTTTACCGGCCCGGCCTGGATTTCCTCACCGGCCCTGGCTTTCTGGAACCTCGGCAGTTGGCTCGCAGAGCTGCCGCCGGCAATGAGTGGCAACCCGCTCCGCAACCGGACCCACGCAAGGCCCTGATCGATCTGCACCGGCAATTACAAGCCAGGGATATCGAACTGGTGGTCATGCCCACCCCGGTAAAGCCCATGGTGCATCCGGAGATGTTTGCCGCCGGCCTGAGTACAACCACGCCGCTGAACAATCCCTCCTTTACCACATTTCTGCGGGACCTGCGTCAGGCCGGAATCCTGGTCTTTGATCCACTACCTGATCTGATGCAGGCCAAGGCCGAGACCGGTCACCCTCAATTCCTGGCCACGGACACCCACTGGCGGCCCGAGGCCATGCAGCGAGTGGCCAGAGAACTGGGAGATTTCCTGCACCAGCATGACTTGCTGCCGCAACACCAGGCCCCAGTTGGTTTTCGGACTCGGTCCGCGGAGATCGCCCATATCGGGGATATCGCCAACATGCTGGAACTGCCCCGGAACAGTCCGCTCTTTCCTCCGGAAACCGTTCCATTGCAACAGATCCTGGACACCCAGGACAACTTCTGGCGGCCTGATCCTGAAGCCAACATCCTGCTGCTGGGTGATAGCTTTACCAATATTTTTGCCCTGGAGCCCATGGGCTGGGGAGAGTCCGCCGGATTGGCCGAACATCTCAGCCTGGCCCTGCAGCGCCCCGTGGACCGCATCGCCCGCAATGACCACGGAGCCTTTGCCACACGGGAGATTCTGGCCCGTGAACTGGCCCGAGGCCGGGACCGCCTGGAGGGCAAGCGGGTGGTGATCCATCAGTTCGCGGCCCGGGAACTGGCCGTGGGGGACTGGAAGTTGATCAATCTGGAACTGGGCGAGCCCCTGCCCTCGCTTTTTTTCCAGCCCGAACCTGACCAGCCATTGGAAGTCCGGGCCGTGGTCGCCGCCGCATCCCCGGTGCCCCGCCCCGGCAGCGTACCCTATGCCGACCACATCCTCAGCCTGCACCTGGTGGACCTGGAACATGACGGGGCCTTGCTTGCCGATCCCCAGGCCGTGGTCTATACCTGGGGCATGCGGGACAATGACTGGACCCCGGCGGCCCGCCTGCGCCCCGGTGACGAGGTGACCATCCGTCTCCGGGCCTGGGAGGACGTCGCCGACACCTATGACGGCATCAACCGCAGCGAATTGGACGATTTCGCCTTGCAACTGGAAGAACCGACATGGGGAGAATTTTTGGAATGA